GAAGGATATCTGATTGCACTGGATCATCTGGATGAGGTTATCAAACTGATACGTGCTTCCGAAACTCCGGAAGATGCCCGTACAGGTTTGATGGAACGCTTTGCTCTTTCAGATCTTCAGGCACGTGCTATCCTCGACATGACCTTACGTCGTCTTACAGGACTGGAACGCGATAAGATTAAAGAAGAATACAATGAATTGATGAAGACCATTGAATACTTAAAAGAAGTTCTTTCTGATGAGGGTCTGCGTATGAAAATCATCAAAGACGAGCTTTTAGAGATCAAAGATAAATATGGTGACGAACGCCGCTCTATCATAGTGCATTCTGCAGAAGATATGCGCATGGAAGACTTTATCGACGATGAAGAGATTGTCATCACCATTTCACATAACAGTTATGTAAAACGTACTCCGCTATCTGAATACAAAAGACAGGGACGCGGTGGTCGCGGTTCCATTGGAACAAACACCCGTGAAGAAGATTTTACAGAGCATATCATTACCGCTTCCGCGCATAATTATATGTTATTCTTTACTGAAGCTGGACGCTGTTTCTGGCTGAGAGCCTTTGAGATACCTGAAGGAAGCAGAACTTCCAGAGGACGTGCTTTACAGAACATCATCAATATTCCGAAAGATGAAAAAATCAAAGCTTACATCAAAGTAATCAATCTGAAAGATCAGGAATATCTGGAGAACAACTTCATTATTATGTGTACCAAAAAGGGTACAATCAAGAAAACATCTCTTGAAGCTTACTCCCGCCCTCGTGCTAACGGTATCAACGCAATCAACATCAACGAAGGTGACCAACTGATCGAAGCATGTCTGACCGACGGAAGCAGCGAAATAGTTATGGCGCTGCGTTCGGGAAGAGCGATCAGATTCAACGAATCGACCGTGAGACCTATGGGAAGAACAGCTACAGGTGTAAGAGGAATCACGCTGGCACACGAAAAAGACGAGGTTGTTGGCATGATTAGTGTTAATAATCCGGAAGTAACTGTACTTGTCGTTTCGGAAAAAGGATATGGTAAACGTACGGATATCGAAGATTACAGGGTAACCAACCGGGGTGGTAAAGGTGTCAAAACCATCAATGTCACAGACAAAACCGGTGAACTTGTTGCGATTAAAGATGTGACCGACAGCGAAGATCTGATGATCATTAATAAATCAGGAATTGTCATTCGTATAGGAGTAGCAGACTTAAGAGTAATGGGTAGAGCTACCCAGGGTGTTCGGTTGATCAATCTGAAAGATAATGATGAAATCGCTTCTATCACTAAAGTAGAAAGAGAAGAAGAGGAAGAAATCACAGATATCGAAACAGAAGGAGAAGACGGTGAAAATACAAACATCGATACCACTGAAGAATAAAACATCATGATGAAGAAAGTTTTAATAGCTTTATTAATATTTACCTCATTCAGCTTAACTGTTGTTGCCCAATCCAATATAAAGGAGGGCAACAACAGTTTTGCCTTATATACCAAAACCGGAGATATCAAAAATCTGGATAATGCACGTAAATTTGCCGATGCTGCTTTTGCCAACAAAAGAGACTCAGCGCAGGTCAAAAATAATATTTTACGTGCACTGGTATATAGTTCTTATGCCGTAACCGATTCGCTGCGCAAGCAAAAGTATCCTTCAGATCCGATTGACATTGCACAGGCATCGCTCAAGCTGATTGATAAAAAGGGTGGGAATGATGAATTCAGAACAGAAATCAGCTATGTAAAACAGAATCTGGTCTCTGCACTTATCTTTAAAGCCAATAAAGCCCTTAACGAGAAAAAATACAAAGAAGCTTATTCATATTACGAGCGTGTAGACGAATTAAGTGCTGACAATGCTGCTGTAGCCAGTAATCTGGCTGTACTGGCCGTGCAGAACAAAGACTACACTAAAGCTGCAGAATTGTATGAAGGCATCATTCAGTCCGACAAAGTAACACCAAACGATTATCTGCAACTTGCAAATGTTTATACAATACAGGATAACAAACAGGCTACTTTAGACGTTCTGAGTCAGGGAAGACAACAGTTTCCAAAAAGTAAAGAAATACTGTTTGAATTGATTCAGGTATATTCAAATAATAAATCCTATGATGCTATTGTGCCAGTAATCGATGAAGCTATATCCTACGAGCCGGAAAATATTGAAATGAATTACCTGGCCGGATATGCAAATGAATCTATTAACAATATCGCCAAAGCAAAGGATTATTATGAAAAAGTAATTCGTCTGGATAAAAATAATTATGAAGCCAATCTGGCTTTAGGATTGATTTATCTGAAGGATTTTCTGGCAAACAAAGATAATAATGAAGCGCAGTATAATGCGCAGAACTATCTTTTGAAAGCAAATGAGATAAAACCTTATGCAATTAATGCATTAAAATCACTGGCTTTGTATTACGAAGCTGCTGATGATATGACACAATTGGATCGTGTCAATTTATTATTGAACCAACTTACAAATAATTAAACATGAACATTAAAAGAACAATAGTTTTATCCGTACTGTTATCTGCAGGAACATTTGTTTTTGCACAAACGGGAAACTTAAAAAAAGCAAAAGCGGCAATTGCTAAATTTGAAGAACTGAAAGGTGCTGGACAAGCTAAATTAGGAGAATCTAATTTAAAAACAGCTTCTGAGGCGATAAACGAAGCTATTGCTCATGAAAAAACAAAAGATCTGGCGGAAACCTGGACATACTACGCTTTAGTAAACGCAAACTATGCATCCATTAACAATTCTGCTGAAGATGCACAGAAAGCGGAAGAAGGAATCAAAAAAGCTACTGAATTAGATACCGATAAGAAAAATGCCGACAACATTAAGGTAGCAACTCAGATCTTAGGTCAGTATAACTTCAATCAGGGAGTTGCAGCTTGGGAGAAACAAGATTTCCAAAATGCTTACAAATCATTCGATAAAGGACTTGTGTACCTTCCGGGAGATACAACATTGACTTATTATTCAGGTCTTGCTGCGATTCAGAATAAGGATTACAAAAGTGCAATTGAAAAATATAAATTGCTGATCCCTGAAAAAACATTTTCTAACCACAAAAGTGTATTAGTAGATTTGCCTAAACTTTATCTTTCGGCTTTGGATACTACAAGTGCATTAGAATATGCAAGTGTCGCTGCTAAAGAATATCCTACAGACAATGCTGCTGCTGTTCAGAATATCGAACTTAACCTGATCGCAGGTAATGAGCAGAAAATCGTTTCGGATATCGAAAGTCAGCTGGCAAAAGATCCTACAAACAAAACATTATTCTACTATCTGGGTATAGCACGCAGTGCTACAAAAGAAACAGACAAAGCATTGGAAGCATACAAAAAAGCGATCGAATTAGATCCTAATTATTTCGAAGCAAATACAAATGCTGCTGTTACTATTATGAATTTGGTTAGAGAAGATATCAACAAAGCAAACAACGACCGGTCATTGAAACCAGCAGAATACAATGCTGCTGTAGCTGCTGCTAAGGACAAACTAAAACCAGCTTTACCTTATTTGTTAAAACTGGTAGAATTAGAGCCTAAAAATGTAGATTCGTTAAAATACCTGAAAAGTTACTATGACTTCATTCAGGATGAAGCAAAAAGTAAAGAAGTGCAGGCAAAAATCGATGCTTTAAACTAAGCTCCGGTTGCTATAATAAAAAAAAGACGTCCCGAAATTCGGGACGTCTTTTTTTTACAGCCAGTTTTTCAAGCAAGCACATTCTCAAAGACAGAGGTTATAAGCCAATACAAAAACTTCCTCCTCCTCTACAGTTGGCGAGGATCCCAACTGACGCAGAAGCATTTTCTTTGCATATAGCAGATAACGGATGAGGTAAGCTGACTTCGTATCCTGTCGTGGTTGAGGTGCATACACAGGCTTTTTAAGTAAGCCTCTTTCTCTCCTTTTCAAGGAGAGATCCCGATGGAATCGGGAGAGAGGTTATAAGCTAATACAAAAACTTCCTCCTCCTCTACAGTTGGCGAGGACGCCAACTAACGCAGAAGCATTTTCTTTGCATATAGCAGACAACGGATGAGGTAAACTGACTTCGTATCCTGTCGTGGTTACTGAGGTGCATACACAGGCTTTTTAAGTAAGCCTCTTTCTCTCCTTTTCAAGGAGAGATCCCGATGGAATCGGGAGAGAGGTTATAAGCTAATACAAAAACTTCCTCCTCCTCTACAGTTGGCGAGGACGCCAACTAACGCAGAAGCATTTTCTTTGCATATAGCAGACAACGGATGAGGTAAGCTGACTTCGTATCCTGTCGTAGTTACTGAGGTGCATACACAGGCTTTTTAAGTAAGCCTCTTTCTCTCCTTTTCAAGGAGAGATCCCGATGGAATCGGGAGAGAGGTTATAAGCTAATACAAAAACTTCCTCCTCCTCTACAGTTGGCGAGGACGCCAACTGACGCAGAAGCATTTTCCTTTGCCATATAGAAGATAACGGATGAGGTAAGCTGACTTCGTATCCTGTCGTGGTTACTGAGGTGCATACACAGGCTTTTTAAGTAAGCCTCTTTCTCTCCTTTTCAAGGAGAGATCCCGATGAATCGGGAGAGAGGTTATAAGCCAATACAAAAACTTCCTCCTCTATACAGTTGGCGAGGACGCCAACTAACGCAAAAGCATTATTTTCCGGCCTTGAGTATTCCCTTACAGATATCAGAGATCAACCCGGGGCCTTCATATATAAATCCGGTATACACCTGAATCAGACTCGCTCCGGCATCCAGCTTTTCTATTGCATCCTGAGCGGAATGTATTCCCCCTACTCCTATTATCGGAAAGGAACGACCTGATTTATCCGCCAGATACCTGATCACCTCTGTAGAGCGGTTTGTCAGGGGCCGTCCGCTTACGCCTCCGGTTTCTTTGACCAGATTCGGATCACTTTGTAAGCCGTCTCTGGATATGGTAGTATTCGTTGCAATAACACCTGCAATTTGAGTTTCCTGTACAATCTCTACAATATCATCCAGTTGACTATTCGTCAGATCCGGAGCGATTTTAAGAAGTATAGGTTTTGAAATGCCATCCTTACTATTGATATCCATCAACTGACGCAAAATGTTCATCAGTGGCTCCTTTTCCTGCAGATCACGCAGTCCGGGGGTGTTAGGCGAACTTACATTCACAACAAAGTAATCTACATAGTCAAACAGTGCTTTGAAACAGTAAATATAATCCAGAACAGCGTCTTCATTTGGAGTTATTTTATTCTTACCTATATTCCCGCCGATAATAATATTACCTCTTTGCTTCAGATGTCTCAGTCTTCCTGCTGCGACATCAGCCCCCTGATTGTTAAAACCCATACGGTTTATGAGCGCTTTATCAGACACCAATCGAAACATACGTGGTTTATCATTGCCTGGCTGAGGTCTCGGTGTAACGGTACCGATCTCTATAAAGCCGAAACCAAAGTTGACCATTTCATCAATGTACTCTCCATTTTTGTCGAAACCAGCCGCCAGACCAACCGGATTTTTGAATTTTAATCCGAATACTTCGCGTTCCAGGCGTTTATCCTCTACCGTATAAATAGATTTCAATAAGGATTTTGCCCCCCATATTTTCGTGAACGTTTGCAATCCTCCTGTTACGGTATGATGGGCAGATTCAGGGTTCATGGAGAAGAAAAATGGTTTGATCAGTTTGTACATTTTGCAAAGGTAGAGAAAGAAGCATAAATTTCACTATTTTTGCACCTGAAATGATATCTATAAATAATTTAACATTTGAAATTGGCTCCCGGGCATTGTACGATGAGGCCAGTTGGCATATCAAACCAGGAGATAAAGTCGGTCTGATCGGAGCTAACGGTACCGGTAAATCAACTTTATTGCGCCTTATCGTCGGACAGTATACACCGACTTCGGGAACGATTTCTATGGCCAAAGACTTAAAAATTGGTTATTTAAACCAGGATTTATTGTCATACCACTCTGATAAAAGTATTTTACATGTAGCGATGGAGGCTTTCGAACGCCAGAATCAGCTTCATACAGAAATAGAAAATCTCCTGCAAAAACTAGAAACTGACTATTCGGATGAAATCCTGAATAAACTAAGTGATAAGCAGATGGAGTTCGAAGCACTGGACGGTTACAACATCGAGTTCCGTGCACATGAAATACTGGCGGGTCTGGGATTTTCAGAAGATGAGCAGAAGAGACCCTTAGCCACCTTCTCCGGAGGATGGCGCATGCGTGTCATGCTGGCGAGGATCCTGTTGCAGACACCTGATATTCTTTTATTAGATGAGCCTACCAACCACATGGACTTACCTTCTATCAAGTGGTTAGAAAACTATCTGCAGGCATTTGAAGGAGCCATTGTCATCGTTTCGCACGACAGGTATTTCCTGGATGGTATTATCAAGAAGACAGTAGAGTCCCGTAAAGGAAAATTGACGCTTTATGCCGGTAATTACAGCTTCTATCTGGAAGAGAAAGCACTGCGCAGTGAGATTCAATCCAATCAATTCAAAAACCAGCAGGCAAAAATTAAACAGGAAGAACGCCTTATCGAACGCTTCAGAGCCAAAGCCTCAAAAGCAAAGATGGCACAATCCCGTATTAAGGCATTGGACCGAATGGAGAAAATTGATGATGTGGATGATGACAATCCTACGGTCAACTTTCAGTTTAAATTTTCCAAACCATCCGGACGACATGTTGTCACGCTTGAAAACATAAGCAAATCGTATCCGAATCTGGAGATTCTGAAAAACACGGACGGACTTATAGAAAAGGGTGATAAAATTGCGCTCATCGGAGCTAACGGTAAAGGAAAATCTACCTTGCTTCGTATTGTAGCTGATGCAGATCATGAATACACCGGAACCAGTACAAAAGGTCACAATGTTTCACAAACGTTCTTTGCACAGCACCAATTAGAAGCTTTGCATCTGGAGAACTCCATTATTGCGGAAATGCAGGCTTTTGCACCCAAACATACCGAAACAGAACTTCGATCCATTCTGGGATGTTTTCTGTTTTCAGGTGATGATGCATTCAAAAAGATCAAAGTGCTTTCCGGAGGAGAAAAGTCACGTGTAGCACTGGCGAAGGCCCTTACCGCTGATGCCAATTTTCTGGTACTGGATGAGCCTACCAACCACCTGGATATGCAGTCGGTCAATATTCTGATACAGGCCTTACAACAATATGAAGGTACATTAATCGTCGTATCTCACGACCGTTATTTCCTGGATCATGTAGCCAATAAAATCTGGTTTATTGAAGACAAGGAAATCAAAGAATATCCGGGTACTTATCAGGAGTATGAAGAATGGAATGCCAAACGCATCCTGAATCCTGCCGAGAAAAAACCTGAGAAGAAAGTAGTAGCAGAACAACCTAAAAAGGTAAAAATCGCTCCTACAGAGGATAAATTTAAAGTTATCAGCAAAAAAAATAAAGAATTAGCTGTACTTGAACAGGAGATTTCCGAAAAAGAGAATGAGGTGAAATTTTTAGAGAATGAAATTGCAAAAGAAGAAATCTATTCGGATGCGGTCAAACTTCAGGATCATACCCGCCGGTACAATTCTGAAAAAGCCTTGCTAAACCAGCTACAGAAAAACTGGGAAGAGCTGGCTGAAGAAATCATGGAACTCGAAGGATAACTTGTCCGAAGAAACCTTTAGCATGATCTCCTTTTTTAGCGGAGAAAATCATGCTAAAGGTCTTTTTACCTATTTTTCTGTCATAGTATACGTTCGGATTACATGCAAGTGATCCAGATCATCAAAGTCATAAACCGTACAGATCTGCCTTACCTTCTCTCCCGTTTCTTCATTACCAAAAGCTACTTTCGCCTGGATAACGACATTATTATCATCCTCAATAACATTAATGATATCCAAAGTAACCTGACCGGTGGTATCTGAAGCCTTCAACTCTTTACTGTACGCCACTAAAGCAGCCTTTCCTTTTAATACTTCCTTTTCACTGATATGCCACTCTACGTAATCTGACAAATGAGGAAGGACAAGATCAAAATCAAGAGACGAAAATGATTCAGCTATTTCTCTATGTGATGGTATCATATATTACTTTATTTATTCTGAACAGTTCATTCTGCTCTCCGTATTATATAACAATCTATTCCCGTATAGAGTTTGTTATTTTATCGATATTCAGACTATTTGCCATTGCCATAAAGATTTTATAATACGTTCCTTTCTGTTCATACAGTTCCTCATGCGTCCCATCCTCCATGACCTGTCCTTTCTCCATCACGATGATGTGAGAAGCATCTATAATCTGAGAGATACTATGAGAGACAATAATTACTGTTCTACCCACCTTTATAGCATCCAGACTA
The Sphingobacterium spiritivorum genome window above contains:
- the gyrA gene encoding DNA gyrase subunit A, coding for MAEETENENNLSANGRIIPINIEDQMKAAYIDYSMSVIVSRALPDARDGLKPVHRRVLYGMLDLGVTSGKPYKKSARIVGDVLGKYHPHGDSSVYDAMVRLAQDWSMRYPLVDGQGNYGSIDGDPPAAMRYTEARLKKIAEEMLSDINKDTVDFKLNFDDSLEEPTVLPTRIPNLLVNGASGIAVGMATNMAPHNLSEVVDGTIAFIDNREIEISELMQYIKGPDFPTGGIIYGYNGVKEACETGRGRVVMRAKAEIETTKSGRECIIVTEIPYQVNKADMIKRTAELVNEKKIEGISEIRDESDREGFRVVYDIKRDANANVVLNNLYKYTALQTSFSVNNIALVKGRPMMMNLKDMIHEFVEHRHEVVIRRTKFELAEAEKRAHILEGYLIALDHLDEVIKLIRASETPEDARTGLMERFALSDLQARAILDMTLRRLTGLERDKIKEEYNELMKTIEYLKEVLSDEGLRMKIIKDELLEIKDKYGDERRSIIVHSAEDMRMEDFIDDEEIVITISHNSYVKRTPLSEYKRQGRGGRGSIGTNTREEDFTEHIITASAHNYMLFFTEAGRCFWLRAFEIPEGSRTSRGRALQNIINIPKDEKIKAYIKVINLKDQEYLENNFIIMCTKKGTIKKTSLEAYSRPRANGINAININEGDQLIEACLTDGSSEIVMALRSGRAIRFNESTVRPMGRTATGVRGITLAHEKDEVVGMISVNNPEVTVLVVSEKGYGKRTDIEDYRVTNRGGKGVKTINVTDKTGELVAIKDVTDSEDLMIINKSGIVIRIGVADLRVMGRATQGVRLINLKDNDEIASITKVEREEEEEITDIETEGEDGENTNIDTTEE
- a CDS encoding tetratricopeptide repeat protein, whose protein sequence is MMKKVLIALLIFTSFSLTVVAQSNIKEGNNSFALYTKTGDIKNLDNARKFADAAFANKRDSAQVKNNILRALVYSSYAVTDSLRKQKYPSDPIDIAQASLKLIDKKGGNDEFRTEISYVKQNLVSALIFKANKALNEKKYKEAYSYYERVDELSADNAAVASNLAVLAVQNKDYTKAAELYEGIIQSDKVTPNDYLQLANVYTIQDNKQATLDVLSQGRQQFPKSKEILFELIQVYSNNKSYDAIVPVIDEAISYEPENIEMNYLAGYANESINNIAKAKDYYEKVIRLDKNNYEANLALGLIYLKDFLANKDNNEAQYNAQNYLLKANEIKPYAINALKSLALYYEAADDMTQLDRVNLLLNQLTNN
- a CDS encoding tetratricopeptide repeat protein, with the protein product MNIKRTIVLSVLLSAGTFVFAQTGNLKKAKAAIAKFEELKGAGQAKLGESNLKTASEAINEAIAHEKTKDLAETWTYYALVNANYASINNSAEDAQKAEEGIKKATELDTDKKNADNIKVATQILGQYNFNQGVAAWEKQDFQNAYKSFDKGLVYLPGDTTLTYYSGLAAIQNKDYKSAIEKYKLLIPEKTFSNHKSVLVDLPKLYLSALDTTSALEYASVAAKEYPTDNAAAVQNIELNLIAGNEQKIVSDIESQLAKDPTNKTLFYYLGIARSATKETDKALEAYKKAIELDPNYFEANTNAAVTIMNLVREDINKANNDRSLKPAEYNAAVAAAKDKLKPALPYLLKLVELEPKNVDSLKYLKSYYDFIQDEAKSKEVQAKIDALN
- a CDS encoding quinone-dependent dihydroorotate dehydrogenase — its product is MYKLIKPFFFSMNPESAHHTVTGGLQTFTKIWGAKSLLKSIYTVEDKRLEREVFGLKFKNPVGLAAGFDKNGEYIDEMVNFGFGFIEIGTVTPRPQPGNDKPRMFRLVSDKALINRMGFNNQGADVAAGRLRHLKQRGNIIIGGNIGKNKITPNEDAVLDYIYCFKALFDYVDYFVVNVSSPNTPGLRDLQEKEPLMNILRQLMDINSKDGISKPILLKIAPDLTNSQLDDIVEIVQETQIAGVIATNTTISRDGLQSDPNLVKETGGVSGRPLTNRSTEVIRYLADKSGRSFPIIGVGGIHSAQDAIEKLDAGASLIQVYTGFIYEGPGLISDICKGILKAGK
- a CDS encoding ABC-F family ATP-binding cassette domain-containing protein, giving the protein MISINNLTFEIGSRALYDEASWHIKPGDKVGLIGANGTGKSTLLRLIVGQYTPTSGTISMAKDLKIGYLNQDLLSYHSDKSILHVAMEAFERQNQLHTEIENLLQKLETDYSDEILNKLSDKQMEFEALDGYNIEFRAHEILAGLGFSEDEQKRPLATFSGGWRMRVMLARILLQTPDILLLDEPTNHMDLPSIKWLENYLQAFEGAIVIVSHDRYFLDGIIKKTVESRKGKLTLYAGNYSFYLEEKALRSEIQSNQFKNQQAKIKQEERLIERFRAKASKAKMAQSRIKALDRMEKIDDVDDDNPTVNFQFKFSKPSGRHVVTLENISKSYPNLEILKNTDGLIEKGDKIALIGANGKGKSTLLRIVADADHEYTGTSTKGHNVSQTFFAQHQLEALHLENSIIAEMQAFAPKHTETELRSILGCFLFSGDDAFKKIKVLSGGEKSRVALAKALTADANFLVLDEPTNHLDMQSVNILIQALQQYEGTLIVVSHDRYFLDHVANKIWFIEDKEIKEYPGTYQEYEEWNAKRILNPAEKKPEKKVVAEQPKKVKIAPTEDKFKVISKKNKELAVLEQEISEKENEVKFLENEIAKEEIYSDAVKLQDHTRRYNSEKALLNQLQKNWEELAEEIMELEG
- a CDS encoding nuclear transport factor 2 family protein gives rise to the protein MIPSHREIAESFSSLDFDLVLPHLSDYVEWHISEKEVLKGKAALVAYSKELKASDTTGQVTLDIINVIEDDNNVVIQAKVAFGNEETGEKVRQICTVYDFDDLDHLHVIRTYTMTEK